ATCCATAATCGGGATTATGCAGACGCAAAGTGTAGAATACGTGATAAAAAATGTATTTGGAAATGTCCTTTTATTCATACCATACGGATTCCTGCTTCCGATCTTACTGATACCTTATATCAAGAAAACGCTAATGAATATTGGGACTACGGCATTACTTGCTCTTATTACTACCATTACGATTGAATTCATCCAAGTGTATTACGCCCATCGTGTTTTTGACATCGATGATATGATTTTGAATGAAATCGGCTTTCTCATAGGCGCTTTCTTCTTCTGGTTATTGGAGCCTAGTATTCGTAAGTCTATACTGGACAGCAGCAAGTAGATATGGAACTGCATCATATTCTGCATTCTATGTAAGCAGGGGGGCGGGTACATGAAAAAAATGATCATTATGCTGCTAGTTGTCTCAACCATGCTTATAAGCTGTAGTATTAGAGAAATCCCAATACCGACTGTTAAGGTAGAAAATCCGGAAATTACTATCCCCGTGGAAATTATATCCTACAGTTGGTTAGCTAAAGATGAGTATGGTGGTGCGTGGGATGATATGCAAGATAAAGAGGCTGTAGTCGTGCCAAAAAAATCGAAAATCAACATCTCTTTTGAATACAAGCCTAAAAACATACAGATTCGTCACCACATCAGCAAGACCGAGTGGGAAAACTTCGAAAAAAATGTATACGAAATCAATGTTCCGGATAAAGAAGGAATACATATATACTCGATGCTTACGAACTGGTCAGAAGGAATTGTGGATTACGCTTTGAAAATAGAAGTAAAGTGATAAAAAAGGGTCCCATCAAACAACCATTTGAGCAGCACAAAGACGATCAACGCGGAGAACAGTTGGCCATATACGGCATTTTCTGTCGTGCCAAGCTCATCAAGTCAGTAACGTCTTGAATCTCTATTCCTTCGATTGAAAGCTTTGTCTACAGTACGGCTCTTTTACTACCATTTAGTGGTTAATCCACAGGCCTGCTATGATTACTTACTTCCATTGCTTGTAAAACGGAATGATATGAAGCAATTCAAAAAAATCGTAAGCGAAAATAGACCTCACCCTAGTTAAAGGATGGCGGTCTATTCGTTTGCAAGCCCTCTTAGACAAGCGTACAATGCTCGCTCTAGAAAGAGCATACAATAGGATTAATGAAACGTTTGAACACCAGTTAATTTCTACGACTTCCTTATTATGGTATCATAGAGGTAGGGGCAAGTGATATATAATTTTAGATATAGGAAGGAGTGGATACTTATTACAATAAGAAAAGTACTCTATCTTTTTATTAGCTGCGTTGGCGTATTAATCGTCCTATACAGTCCAGAACTAGCAATCAATGAGGCTGATCATGTTGTGCGTAGGGGAGGGTCTGCTAACATAGATCAATTGTTAAAGAGACAAGAGATGGTGGCAGCATCTTACCGATGCATAGGTGGAATTTTTATGGGAATTAGTCTGTTTTTTGTGTTATCCAAAGAAAAATAGAACATACGAATCTGGCAAGTAAACAAGAGCAGGCTATCTCCTCGATAACCTGCTCTTGTTATTATGGAATAAAAGTAGCGTTATAGCAGTCAATAGCGTGCAATCCATCAATCATACTCTCCCTTAATCACGAAAAACGACCCTCGGATCGTCCCGGCCAGCACCGACTTCTGTCTGGCGAACTTGAACCTCGGCGCGAGCTCGCTCGGCACCTCCATCCCTTCCGAAAGCTTGAAGCCGACGGCCCTCTTCTTCGGATCATCCACCGTGTACATGACGTTGACGCCAAGACCGTCCTCGTAGAAGACGTAGGCCCAACGGATGTTCACTACCTGAAAGCGCGACGTCTGCAGCGGCCTAGCCGCAAAGTCAATATTCCGCTCCTCCATCAAGATCTGGTTTACATAAGCGAGCGTATCCTCGCTCTCACTAGCGGGCATAACCGTAAATTCATGCTTGTACTTGTTCATGAAATACCGGGCTTCATGCGCCCGCAAGCCTGCCAGCGCTTCGGCTACCGGGGATGACTCCAGCCCAGCCGTAGACACCTTCTTGTAATCCACGATATCAGACATGCTCGTCCCTCCATGCCAGCACCCCGGCAAGCCGTTCACCCATGAGCGTCCAGCCGTACCTCGCGCCGCCTAGCGCTTGAGGCTTGCTGAAGCCGATATGCTCCAGATGCAGCAGCACCGAGCCGTCCTGCCCATCCGCCAAGGTCCACGTCACGATTGTGTCCTCTCCACCACTCACCCAGGTATAGGATAACCGCCGCGGCGCGTCCACCTCCAGAACCTCGCAGTGAATGACACCGTCCCAAGCCCCCTGAGGCTGCTGACGGAACTGGAATCGATGCCCGACTATCGGCTTGAAGTCGTTGTCCATCACCCACTTGGCAAGCGTAGCCGAATCGGTAAGCGCTGCCCACACTTTATCGATGGTACTGCTGAAGCGATAATCTAACGATACATTTGAGCCCATTACGAATCCTCCTTCTCCTTCAAAATATAGTCCAGCTTCTGCAAATTCGTCGTCCAGAATCGCTCGTAGTACGACAGCCAGTCCTGAATCTCTCTCAGTGGTGCCGGATTCAGACGATTCCGCGTCTCCCGCCCGACCTTGCGATCCGTCACGATGCCCGCCTCCTTCAAGATCGTCAGATGCTTCGCTACGGCGGTACGCCCAATGTCAAAATGCGGCGTCAGACGGTTCAGCGGCAGCTCCTCCGCATCGGCCAGCAGCCGAATCAGCTTACGGCGCGTCGGGTCCGCGATCGCCTGGTACACGTCATGTGAGGGTGCGCTTGCGTTCATTGTTGGTCTCTCCTCCTCGTATGATTGGACACCAAGTAGTGTCCTAAATATAAGACACCTAAGGGTGTCATGTCAAGTGGATGAGGAGACGTGGTGTTCCGCTCGTCCTTCCTCCTGCGGCACATCGGCCGCTCTAACGATGTATATCATCGCTACAACCACTCACCAGCACACTACCTACGCCCCGCCTCACGCTCTAGCGATGTATATCATCGCTACAGCAACTCCTCAGCACACTACCTACGCCTCGCCGCACGCTCTAGCGATGTATATCATCGCTACATCAACTCCCCAGCCCCCTCTGACCCACTGCTCTCCCGCGCCCCACGCCAAAAAGGGACTCTCATCGAGTCCCTCCTCACCAACACCCCGCTACCCTCGCTCACAATCGATCATCACATGGATCGTATCGCCCTTATGCTCGTTCCGCAGCTGGAACGCCCGGTCCACTTCGGCCAGAGGCACGACGTGCGTAATCATCTCCTCCGTATTGACCAGACCGTCCATCACGAGGCGCAGCCCCTCCTCGAAGAACCGCCGATTATCTATATCCCGCTTCGGCTCTGTCGAGAGAATGTCGAGACGCTTCTTATGCACCTTGAAAAAATCAACCGGCTTATGGCACGTGCCGATACAGCCGTACATAACGATGCGGCCATTCTGCGCCGCCGCGTTAATCGCGTCGACCATCCCTTCGCCCTCCAGCAGGCAAGGGATGACGACATCGAAGCCGTCGGGGAAGTCGCTTCCCACGACGTCCATCGTGCTCGCATGCTCATGCGGCAGCTTATACGTATGCGTCGCTCCGTATTTACGCGCGAGCGCCAGCTTCTCGTCGAACAGGTCGGTAACGACCAGGT
Above is a genomic segment from Paenibacillus sp. YYML68 containing:
- a CDS encoding SRPBCC domain-containing protein — encoded protein: MGSNVSLDYRFSSTIDKVWAALTDSATLAKWVMDNDFKPIVGHRFQFRQQPQGAWDGVIHCEVLEVDAPRRLSYTWVSGGEDTIVTWTLADGQDGSVLLHLEHIGFSKPQALGGARYGWTLMGERLAGVLAWRDEHV
- a CDS encoding helix-turn-helix transcriptional regulator, which translates into the protein MNASAPSHDVYQAIADPTRRKLIRLLADAEELPLNRLTPHFDIGRTAVAKHLTILKEAGIVTDRKVGRETRNRLNPAPLREIQDWLSYYERFWTTNLQKLDYILKEKEDS
- a CDS encoding phage tail protein, which encodes MSDIVDYKKVSTAGLESSPVAEALAGLRAHEARYFMNKYKHEFTVMPASESEDTLAYVNQILMEERNIDFAARPLQTSRFQVVNIRWAYVFYEDGLGVNVMYTVDDPKKRAVGFKLSEGMEVPSELAPRFKFARQKSVLAGTIRGSFFVIKGEYD
- a CDS encoding VanZ family protein, with translation MNRKYVSVIVVFILYVMTLIYLTVLSNHVLSNYRGEPIFKLTVSIIGIMQTQSVEYVIKNVFGNVLLFIPYGFLLPILLIPYIKKTLMNIGTTALLALITTITIEFIQVYYAHRVFDIDDMILNEIGFLIGAFFFWLLEPSIRKSILDSSK